CCGGAGCATCTGAAATGGGTTTCACTATATTGGGTTTTTGCCGTAGTTGCCCTGGTAATGGTGATCATTATTTCTGTTGTAAAATTTCCGAAGGTAGAACTCAGGGACGAAGAGCGGATGGATGTGGGCAAGTCGTTCGGGGAGCTCCTGCGCAACAAATATGTATGGCTGTTTTTTATGGGAATATTTGCCTATGTGGGTACCGAGCAGGGAATTGCCAACTGGATTTCCCAGTTTCTGCAGAGTTATCATGGCGTGGACCCTGCCACGGAAGGAGCTACCATCATTTCCTATTTCTGGGGATTGCTCACCATTGGTTGTTTTTTAGGGCTGATACTGCTTAAGTTATTTGACAGCCGTAAAGTGCTGATGCTTTTTACTTCCGGAGCGGTCATAGCATTACTGGCGGCCCTGTATGGGACGAAAGAACTAGCTTTGTTTGCTTTTCCTGTTACCGGTTTTTTTGCCTCCGTAATGTATTCTGTCATTTTCTCACTGGCGCTTAATTCCGTTCCAAGCCATCATGGTACCTTTTCAGGAATTTTGTGTGCTGGTATAGCGGGAGGGGCTGTGGTGCCGTTAATCATCGGAGGGCTGGCTGAACTGGTGGGCCTGCAGACGGCTATGCTGTTTTTGCTGATTACGCTGGGTTACATTCTAAGTATTGGTATCTGGGCCAAGCCGCTGGTCAATAATGATACGATTGGAAGTATCAAAGAAATATTCGGAAAGTGATCTCTGCTGATTTGATCGGTCAAAAGATATCTGCTTATGTATAAAATAATTCTCCTTCTGGATTTTGCCGAGGAGTACAGCAAGAGCCTGATGAAGGGTATCAATGCGTATTCAAAAGAGCACGGACCGTGGGTTTTCTGCCGGATGCCGCTTTTCCACAGAGAGACCGTCGGTATTGGCGGGATACTGAAATGGGCCCTTGAATGGGGTGCTGACGGCATCATCGGGCAGTTGTACAACGATAAGGA
This portion of the Dyadobacter sp. CECT 9275 genome encodes:
- a CDS encoding sugar MFS transporter, with product MQRNTFIVVLILLIFFVISFLTNILGPIIPDIVKSFDLSIGLAGFLPFSFFVAYGIMSIPSGLLVEKYGEKRVLLWAFSLAFAGALLFALIPGFSIALFSLFVIGVGMAMLQVVINPLLRVAGGEEKFAFNSVLAQLFFGAASFLSPLLYSFLVLNVHSGSNSFLINILDGLVPEHLKWVSLYWVFAVVALVMVIIISVVKFPKVELRDEERMDVGKSFGELLRNKYVWLFFMGIFAYVGTEQGIANWISQFLQSYHGVDPATEGATIISYFWGLLTIGCFLGLILLKLFDSRKVLMLFTSGAVIALLAALYGTKELALFAFPVTGFFASVMYSVIFSLALNSVPSHHGTFSGILCAGIAGGAVVPLIIGGLAELVGLQTAMLFLLITLGYILSIGIWAKPLVNNDTIGSIKEIFGK